In one Candidatus Leptovillus gracilis genomic region, the following are encoded:
- a CDS encoding ATP-binding protein, with product MTTENPLLSPKTPKIVGRKSEISAIKQAINDKGSQRILYFVAGGGMGKTRLLEEVERIQKPVLIPPIIDLYHQSNHSPSGLRQAIVKGLGNKKFLNYNQKRLEFEEKREFGKGGAALEEMRAELDKAFIQEYNQISNHQRIILRFDTLELLQYEHDSVQTTCLVDDVNTVIKNWLLEVIPQLKNSVTIFAGRPRPIVEHHAIEDNQPRSVEEEFQIIFSKSDCHFEPFVLPSLDEKECKEFIQLMCQQYPEQLNPIFYSDNPPDIYPVSEGKPIRLAILVDLFRYEQPVNIRLPKEDIDKELVERLMGLPMPIGPAVRFCY from the coding sequence ATGACAACTGAGAATCCCCTGCTTTCACCTAAAACACCTAAGATTGTTGGGCGTAAAAGCGAGATTTCCGCTATCAAACAGGCGATTAATGATAAGGGATCGCAACGTATTCTGTATTTTGTGGCTGGCGGTGGGATGGGGAAAACCCGATTGCTCGAAGAAGTTGAGCGGATTCAAAAACCAGTTCTGATCCCCCCTATTATTGATCTATACCATCAAAGCAACCACAGCCCCAGTGGATTACGTCAGGCAATCGTCAAAGGTTTAGGCAACAAGAAATTTCTCAATTACAACCAGAAAAGACTTGAGTTTGAAGAAAAACGGGAGTTTGGTAAGGGCGGCGCAGCCTTGGAAGAGATGCGCGCTGAATTAGATAAGGCTTTCATTCAAGAGTACAACCAGATTTCCAACCACCAGCGCATCATTCTCCGATTTGATACATTGGAATTACTGCAATATGAACACGACAGTGTGCAAACGACTTGCCTGGTAGATGATGTCAATACAGTCATTAAGAATTGGCTACTTGAAGTCATTCCACAACTGAAAAACTCCGTCACGATCTTCGCAGGTCGCCCTCGTCCAATAGTCGAACACCACGCCATAGAGGATAATCAACCCCGTAGTGTCGAAGAAGAATTTCAAATTATCTTCAGCAAATCTGATTGTCATTTTGAACCATTTGTTTTGCCATCGCTAGATGAAAAAGAATGTAAAGAATTCATCCAGCTGATGTGCCAACAATACCCAGAGCAACTTAACCCAATCTTTTATTCTGATAACCCGCCTGATATTTACCCTGTATCTGAGGGCAAACCAATTCGTCTTGCTATACTTGTTGATTTATTTCGGTACGAGCAGCCCGTCAATATTCGTTTGCCAAAAGAAGACATCGACAAGGAGCTTGTTGAGCGATTGATGGGCCTACCCATGCCAATAGGTCCTGCTGTTCGGTTTTGTTACTAA
- a CDS encoding tetratricopeptide repeat protein encodes MSNLIVTKTYQGDKTRLFLHDELYDLFDRYFLGDPRYRPEFFKPLKDYYQKNLDLAYQKYLDTDSQEKLSTHEIEDIKLALLYYALQCEHDVAYVRYYVRWDEEAIKKHETGFDMRLRDEVLRFYNRYAFDEQSPFYDSGVATRVDAKRIHRDCAVRWVKRHLARGDFQLAHKAAQNVYHSQDYLFNWVTADDPIYKAGLLTAWSEALLYIVNTDEQFVLDKLNEVFTLLPNGHQSGEMTSDDVDDDIWLEQQILGKAYNNRGYFHRYHGRYGQAYDDYRHALGYFRQIDLADERANTLTNLAYLLALMGEADTAIYQIEQAIEIRERLDQSKRYTIALSRNTRGLIYAMKGDFEVGIQECQQALAICEDIGELRGIGLACLALGFSLRRRGEQWKRGALISTKTRAVSDFAQAKAYLERAITVFSNPKDESLHSWTDKANRTWVNEPIRLWEGLNELGSLYCDRAYLALNIEENESVLSDYYNQAIAAQEKSLDIAVSKGLKFQTTDSYDDLAQVYHDYARLLKRMGKEEEAGQFFKKAEKHLLKIENHLVPAEFQFMKHQPAKKTRSLPQSGLTYWQSLGKLYLQRSEWEAKKLEYREVTFGLERFASMELLVRYQALSFAYFQRYGPQSAHLSKMLSTFTKRLDSLKVPPELARETVGQVEAETGFNLRRLINTIDNTLGM; translated from the coding sequence ATGAGCAATCTTATAGTAACCAAAACATACCAAGGCGATAAGACGCGACTGTTTTTGCATGACGAATTGTATGATTTATTTGATCGTTACTTTCTAGGAGACCCTCGTTATCGTCCTGAATTTTTCAAGCCATTGAAGGATTACTACCAGAAAAACCTAGATCTCGCTTATCAAAAATATTTGGATACAGACAGCCAGGAAAAACTATCAACACATGAAATTGAAGATATAAAACTGGCGCTGCTTTATTATGCGCTGCAATGTGAACATGATGTAGCTTATGTTCGTTACTATGTTCGTTGGGATGAAGAAGCGATAAAAAAGCATGAGACTGGTTTTGACATGCGATTACGGGACGAGGTTTTGCGTTTTTACAATCGGTATGCCTTTGATGAACAATCTCCTTTTTACGATAGTGGTGTGGCAACCCGAGTTGATGCGAAGAGGATTCACCGGGATTGTGCTGTCCGTTGGGTGAAAAGGCATCTAGCCCGAGGTGATTTCCAGTTAGCGCATAAAGCGGCTCAAAATGTGTATCACAGTCAGGACTATCTCTTTAATTGGGTTACCGCCGATGATCCTATCTATAAAGCCGGATTGTTAACAGCGTGGAGTGAAGCATTACTTTACATTGTTAATACTGACGAGCAATTTGTTTTAGATAAGTTGAATGAAGTGTTTACCTTGCTGCCTAATGGTCACCAAAGCGGAGAAATGACGTCAGACGACGTAGATGATGACATATGGTTGGAACAGCAAATTCTGGGCAAAGCGTATAATAATCGTGGTTATTTTCATAGGTATCATGGCCGCTACGGGCAGGCATATGATGATTATCGCCACGCCTTAGGTTATTTTCGGCAAATAGATTTAGCGGATGAACGCGCAAATACATTAACCAACCTTGCTTATCTATTAGCGCTAATGGGTGAAGCAGATACAGCTATTTACCAGATTGAACAGGCGATTGAGATTCGTGAAAGGTTAGATCAAAGTAAGCGGTATACCATAGCCCTGAGCCGTAATACTCGTGGTTTGATTTATGCCATGAAAGGTGATTTTGAGGTTGGCATTCAGGAGTGTCAGCAGGCCTTAGCCATCTGTGAAGATATCGGTGAACTAAGGGGAATTGGTTTAGCTTGTTTAGCGCTGGGGTTTTCGTTAAGGCGCAGAGGAGAGCAGTGGAAACGTGGGGCGTTGATTTCCACGAAAACACGGGCTGTATCAGATTTTGCGCAAGCCAAAGCGTATTTGGAGCGCGCTATTACTGTCTTTAGTAATCCAAAAGACGAGTCTTTGCATTCTTGGACAGACAAAGCAAATCGGACTTGGGTTAATGAACCGATTCGCCTGTGGGAAGGGTTGAATGAGCTAGGGAGCCTTTATTGTGACCGGGCGTATTTAGCGCTGAATATCGAGGAGAACGAGTCCGTCTTATCTGATTATTACAATCAGGCCATCGCTGCCCAAGAAAAGTCACTAGACATCGCTGTTAGTAAAGGTCTCAAGTTTCAAACGACTGATTCGTATGATGATTTAGCCCAAGTGTATCATGATTATGCAAGATTATTAAAGCGAATGGGCAAAGAAGAGGAGGCCGGACAATTTTTCAAGAAGGCTGAGAAGCATTTGTTAAAGATTGAAAACCATCTAGTTCCTGCGGAATTTCAGTTCATGAAACATCAGCCAGCCAAAAAAACCAGATCGTTGCCCCAGTCAGGCCTTACTTATTGGCAATCTTTAGGAAAACTATATCTGCAACGAAGTGAATGGGAAGCGAAGAAACTTGAATATCGTGAAGTGACATTTGGTTTAGAGCGTTTTGCGTCTATGGAGTTATTAGTACGTTATCAAGCGCTTTCCTTTGCTTATTTCCAGCGTTATGGACCACAATCAGCCCATCTGAGCAAAATGTTATCCACGTTTACTAAACGGCTTGATTCCTTAAAAGTACCGCCAGAATTAGCCCGAGAGACGGTAGGACAAGTCGAAGCAGAAACTGGTTTCAATTTACGTAGATTGATCAATACAATTGATAATACGCTGGGCATGTAG
- a CDS encoding GNAT family N-acetyltransferase, translating to MSQKLIIRRADSADAEKIADGINQICVEGGAFYVTRFVLSEKWHQLLYQPKTNSNHLSLVAEWDQQFAGSLRLFTGEEYTLYEHVSDLGLFILKPYRRLGIGTRLMTEALGWARINKVEKIMLVVFASNLLAIRLYERFGFQQEGCLKRQIKTGNEYIDLLQMALFL from the coding sequence GTGTCGCAGAAACTCATTATTAGGCGAGCGGATTCAGCCGACGCGGAAAAGATTGCCGATGGTATCAATCAGATTTGCGTAGAAGGAGGGGCATTTTACGTCACCAGGTTTGTTCTTTCCGAAAAATGGCACCAACTGTTGTACCAACCCAAAACCAACTCAAACCACTTGTCCCTGGTGGCCGAATGGGACCAACAATTTGCTGGCTCACTGCGCTTGTTTACCGGTGAAGAGTACACCTTGTATGAGCATGTATCCGATTTAGGCCTGTTTATCCTGAAGCCTTATCGTCGTTTAGGTATTGGCACACGTCTGATGACGGAAGCCTTGGGATGGGCACGGATCAACAAGGTGGAGAAAATCATGCTTGTTGTCTTTGCCTCCAACTTATTAGCCATTCGCCTCTATGAACGGTTTGGTTTTCAGCAAGAGGGCTGCCTGAAACGACAAATCAAAACCGGCAACGAATATATTGACTTGCTACAGATGGCTCTATTCCTCTAA
- a CDS encoding radical SAM protein, with protein MKSHLASNYVIITARTIFDDARETPKGKRSAANGRFPENDSRSHLLNFLESDCACSTPAERLFESNCACAAPSPSLSPCPPIVDQQTAVQWTGYTRSLSPTYHLCFDIQGQGGGMAVVNDDAYFLLQQFQTPQSVAAGLQAAPHKAKAKAAVDHLIQTGLLRPVTTVATLSQSVANSLTAWLHVTNDCNLRCDYCYIDKTPDKMALEKGYQAIEAVFRSTIKQNLKRVKLKYAGGEATLNFPTVLALHHHALQLAIVHGLELDGVVLSNGVAISDRMIVALKEAGLRLMISLDGIGEYHDGQRPFVNGHGSFEHVERTLNRLSKHQFIPSISITISQRNLVGLPDVVAYVLQRNLPFTLNFFRDNACTTSLFDLAYEEDQIVEAMLNAFRVIETNLPPYSLLGNVLDLAHLDNSHERTCGVGQSYMVINHKGGVAKCHMALDEVVAAITDDDPLQLIQLDQIGIQNLPFSEKEGCRTCEWQTWCAGGCPALTYRVTGRYDLRSPNCRIYKTLFPEVLRLEGLRLLKYSGLLQ; from the coding sequence ATGAAATCACACCTGGCAAGTAATTACGTGATTATAACAGCGCGAACTATTTTTGATGATGCAAGAGAAACACCCAAGGGAAAGAGAAGCGCAGCAAACGGCCGTTTCCCAGAAAATGACAGTCGGTCTCATCTTTTGAATTTTCTAGAATCTGATTGCGCCTGTTCCACACCCGCTGAACGCCTTTTTGAATCTAATTGCGCCTGCGCCGCGCCATCCCCTTCGTTAAGCCCTTGCCCACCGATTGTTGATCAACAAACGGCCGTTCAGTGGACTGGTTATACACGGTCGTTATCCCCCACCTATCACCTTTGCTTTGATATACAAGGGCAAGGTGGGGGGATGGCAGTGGTAAACGATGACGCCTATTTCTTGTTGCAACAATTTCAGACGCCACAATCAGTAGCAGCCGGGCTACAAGCTGCGCCCCACAAAGCTAAAGCGAAAGCGGCTGTAGACCACCTGATACAAACTGGCCTGTTAAGACCGGTAACGACCGTTGCCACCCTCTCCCAATCAGTTGCAAACAGTCTCACCGCCTGGCTGCACGTCACCAATGATTGTAATTTGCGTTGCGATTACTGTTATATAGACAAGACGCCGGACAAAATGGCGTTAGAAAAAGGATACCAGGCAATTGAGGCAGTTTTCCGATCAACCATCAAACAAAACCTTAAGAGAGTCAAGCTGAAATATGCTGGAGGGGAAGCCACACTCAATTTTCCCACCGTGTTGGCTTTGCATCACCATGCCCTGCAGTTAGCCATTGTGCATGGTCTTGAACTGGATGGGGTTGTGTTGAGCAACGGGGTTGCGATCAGTGATCGGATGATTGTAGCCTTGAAAGAGGCTGGTTTACGATTGATGATTTCCCTGGATGGGATAGGTGAGTATCATGATGGGCAACGGCCGTTTGTCAATGGTCACGGATCTTTTGAACATGTAGAACGTACGTTAAATCGTCTGTCCAAGCATCAATTCATACCATCAATCTCAATCACAATTTCACAGCGTAATTTGGTGGGCTTGCCAGACGTCGTGGCCTATGTCTTACAAAGGAACCTCCCGTTTACCTTAAACTTTTTCCGCGACAACGCTTGTACAACCTCTTTGTTCGATTTAGCTTACGAGGAAGACCAAATTGTTGAAGCAATGTTAAATGCTTTTAGAGTTATTGAAACCAATCTGCCCCCATATAGTCTACTGGGCAATGTGCTTGATTTAGCCCATCTGGATAATTCGCACGAACGTACTTGTGGTGTTGGTCAATCCTACATGGTTATCAATCACAAGGGAGGAGTAGCTAAATGCCATATGGCCTTGGATGAGGTCGTTGCCGCCATTACAGATGATGATCCACTCCAACTCATCCAATTAGACCAGATCGGTATTCAAAATTTACCCTTCTCGGAGAAGGAAGGTTGTCGAACCTGCGAGTGGCAAACCTGGTGCGCTGGTGGCTGTCCAGCCTTGACATATCGGGTGACAGGCCGATATGATCTGAGATCTCCTAATTGCCGTATTTACAAAACGCTTTTTCCTGAAGTCTTACGTTTAGAGGGGCTTCGACTACTCAAGTACAGCGGGCTACTTCAATAA
- a CDS encoding SUMF1/EgtB/PvdO family nonheme iron enzyme — translation MIDSENHSNLRQQIHASLRQWRARLNHLGSDSLYLFLSAAAFAPAAMAVAQGQPAGIELMMLLGGLGGNLLANVVQKFRDAPDEAAAMALLQEALAQTPALQAELDALLTKLEVFTTAQEELPESQRAWFAETLRTELEQRGNWPQFQAAFMAVGPGAQAIDNRGGLIIQQGNQSVIHIIQQAGAPEPEREALRGQIGRYLAWVQDKYGTIELRGIKREGQQVMQLALETVYVPLAATLYRRQAMGSQRDEMSMEVEKPIDIAMQQLLGLDHRLIVTGGPGCGKTTVLLHIAWALAQALAGDDAALAERQLGLRGALPLPIFIPLSTYALYLRELPRASDPQKRTLAAYISHYLIESQAGFDLPPDFFQQLLRQGEAVILLLDGLDEVPNEAERVRVRRAIEDLVTGRETMRVVVTCRTAAYQGRTALGKNFREVKVKPLAAEHIEALVTQAYRHIYRTDPLAQVKKSAELLAGIDHLESERRRLGEDVPRLVDSPLMVRLLLIVHYSERRRLPEQRAELYMKATDAMLLPDYAPDEDVSEQIGRAVGGSMETHRDLMQHLAFHMHQKGEKQGREISEDGLREMMAQEPLYAGMVDDLITLTRMRGTLLEERMGMYRFLHLAFQEYLAARYLAEIVRGVGGVAAIAEFLEQGPLLDSWWREVALLTPGYLMVTSAPTAQLLLQRLAGLDKEAEARQLTAEMELATVEIAATAFWEWGVPRPELQEAISQKLAGLLADQERASQSKPPQRAAGGVALARLGDPRQEVMDVDAMQFCYVPPGPFWMGSDEGRDNEKPQHWVEMPHPYWLSRFPVTNAQYTQFIKEDGYMTERYWKEAKALGVWRRGKVKGLLKNEMRNQPVEANHPFDLPNHPVVGVTWHEALAYTRWLMERWRDWLPHTSQEWGVRLPTEAEWEKGARGGVQIPEQAVIQPIIKLRDSVVATVPLQQNPRNQTAYIWGNAPDDNRANSSESGIGSSSAVGCFPGGASPYGLEEMAGNVWEWTASQLKDSENDVGKSMEVVYTSDGFRVLRGGSFIDKNGDARCSYRYGLDPLNVYWYFGFRVSISLFPVNFLQ, via the coding sequence ATGATAGATTCCGAAAATCACAGCAACCTGCGCCAGCAAATCCACGCCAGCCTGCGGCAGTGGCGGGCGCGGTTGAACCACCTGGGCAGCGATTCCCTCTATCTTTTCCTCTCGGCAGCGGCTTTTGCGCCAGCGGCCATGGCCGTGGCCCAGGGGCAACCGGCTGGCATCGAACTTATGATGTTACTCGGCGGTCTGGGCGGCAACCTGCTTGCCAACGTGGTGCAGAAATTCCGCGACGCTCCCGACGAAGCGGCAGCGATGGCTTTGTTGCAAGAGGCGCTGGCGCAGACGCCCGCCCTGCAAGCGGAGCTGGACGCCTTGCTGACAAAGCTGGAGGTGTTCACCACCGCTCAGGAGGAACTGCCGGAGTCTCAGCGCGCCTGGTTCGCCGAGACGCTGCGCACCGAACTGGAGCAGCGCGGCAACTGGCCGCAGTTTCAGGCGGCGTTCATGGCCGTCGGACCGGGGGCGCAGGCGATAGACAACCGGGGCGGCCTGATCATCCAACAAGGTAATCAGAGCGTCATCCACATCATCCAGCAGGCCGGTGCGCCGGAGCCGGAACGAGAGGCACTTCGAGGGCAAATCGGTCGCTATCTGGCCTGGGTGCAGGACAAATACGGTACCATTGAGCTGCGGGGTATCAAGCGGGAAGGGCAGCAGGTGATGCAGTTGGCCCTGGAGACGGTCTACGTGCCGCTGGCGGCGACCCTCTACCGGCGACAGGCGATGGGCAGCCAGCGTGACGAGATGTCCATGGAAGTGGAAAAGCCGATAGACATCGCCATGCAGCAGTTGTTGGGACTGGACCACCGTCTCATCGTCACCGGTGGGCCGGGCTGTGGCAAGACGACGGTGCTGCTGCATATCGCCTGGGCGCTGGCGCAGGCGTTGGCCGGCGATGACGCGGCGCTGGCCGAACGGCAGTTGGGCTTGCGCGGGGCGCTGCCGCTGCCCATCTTCATCCCGCTCAGCACTTATGCCCTCTACCTGCGCGAACTGCCCCGTGCCAGTGACCCGCAGAAGCGAACCCTGGCCGCCTACATTTCCCATTACCTGATCGAAAGCCAGGCCGGCTTTGATTTACCCCCTGACTTCTTCCAGCAGTTGCTGCGTCAGGGCGAGGCGGTGATTCTACTCCTGGATGGCCTGGACGAAGTGCCCAACGAGGCGGAACGGGTGAGGGTACGCCGGGCGATTGAAGACCTGGTGACTGGCCGGGAGACCATGCGTGTGGTTGTCACCTGCCGCACGGCCGCTTACCAGGGGCGCACGGCCCTGGGCAAAAATTTCCGCGAGGTGAAGGTCAAGCCGCTGGCTGCGGAACATATTGAGGCGCTTGTGACGCAGGCGTACCGCCACATCTACCGCACTGACCCGCTGGCGCAAGTAAAAAAGAGCGCCGAACTGCTGGCGGGCATTGACCACCTGGAATCTGAACGGCGGCGGTTGGGCGAAGACGTTCCGCGGCTGGTGGATAGCCCGTTGATGGTGCGCTTGCTGCTTATCGTCCATTACAGCGAGCGGCGGCGGCTGCCGGAACAGCGCGCCGAATTATATATGAAGGCCACCGACGCCATGCTGCTGCCCGATTACGCTCCCGATGAGGATGTGAGCGAGCAGATAGGGCGGGCCGTGGGCGGCAGCATGGAGACCCACCGTGACCTGATGCAGCATCTGGCCTTCCACATGCACCAGAAAGGGGAGAAACAAGGGCGAGAAATTAGTGAAGATGGGCTGCGGGAGATGATGGCCCAAGAGCCACTGTACGCGGGGATGGTGGACGACCTGATCACCCTGACACGGATGCGCGGCACGCTGCTGGAAGAGCGGATGGGGATGTACCGCTTTTTGCACCTGGCCTTCCAGGAGTATCTGGCGGCGCGCTACCTGGCGGAGATTGTGCGCGGGGTGGGGGGTGTGGCCGCCATCGCCGAGTTTCTGGAGCAGGGGCCGCTGTTGGACAGTTGGTGGCGGGAAGTGGCGCTGCTGACGCCGGGCTACCTGATGGTGACATCGGCGCCGACGGCGCAACTGTTGTTGCAGCGGCTGGCAGGGTTGGACAAGGAAGCTGAGGCGCGACAACTGACAGCCGAGATGGAACTGGCGACGGTGGAGATAGCGGCGACCGCGTTTTGGGAGTGGGGTGTGCCCCGACCGGAGCTGCAAGAGGCCATTAGCCAGAAGTTGGCCGGGTTGCTGGCTGACCAGGAGCGGGCGAGCCAGAGCAAGCCGCCACAGCGGGCGGCTGGGGGCGTGGCCCTGGCGCGGTTGGGCGACCCGCGCCAGGAGGTGATGGACGTAGACGCGATGCAGTTCTGCTACGTGCCGCCTGGCCCCTTCTGGATGGGCAGTGACGAGGGGCGTGACAACGAAAAGCCGCAGCACTGGGTGGAGATGCCCCATCCTTACTGGCTGAGCCGCTTCCCGGTGACGAATGCACAGTATACTCAATTCATAAAGGAAGATGGTTACATGACAGAGCGGTACTGGAAGGAAGCAAAGGCGCTTGGAGTATGGAGGCGGGGTAAGGTCAAGGGACTACTAAAGAACGAGATGCGCAACCAACCGGTGGAGGCCAACCACCCCTTTGATTTGCCGAACCATCCGGTAGTCGGTGTGACTTGGCATGAGGCGCTGGCCTACACTCGCTGGTTGATGGAGCGGTGGAGAGATTGGCTACCACATACATCGCAGGAATGGGGTGTGCGGTTGCCGACGGAAGCGGAGTGGGAGAAGGGGGCGCGGGGCGGCGTACAAATTCCAGAGCAGGCAGTGATTCAGCCTATCATCAAACTGCGCGATTCTGTGGTTGCGACTGTTCCGTTGCAACAAAACCCGCGAAACCAGACAGCCTATATCTGGGGTAATGCCCCAGATGACAACCGGGCAAACTCTAGTGAAAGCGGTATTGGTAGTAGCAGCGCTGTTGGCTGTTTTCCTGGCGGTGCATCTCCTTATGGACTGGAAGAGATGGCGGGTAATGTATGGGAATGGACGGCTAGCCAATTGAAAGATTCCGAAAATGATGTTGGCAAAAGTATGGAAGTTGTGTATACATCAGACGGTTTTCGCGTTTTGCGGGGAGGTTCGTTTATTGACAAGAACGGTGATGCACGCTGTTCGTATCGCTATGGGCTTGATCCTCTGAACGTTTATTGGTACTTTGGTTTTCGAGTAAGCATTTCCCTATTCCCTGTCAACTTTCTACAATAA
- a CDS encoding SUMF1/EgtB/PvdO family nonheme iron enzyme, with the protein MSQHKNTYLTDHATARDLLHYGDFQNALDDIICHADTPLTVGVFGPWGSGKTSLMQMLHQKLEKEGLAMRRTVWFTAWKYDRQDALWRAFILRVLDALYPRENEPQDRPRVERPVLQNPGPREARLITLLNRLEESVYQAVDWEEIGPRAINWWQFISNTGKAGAEVAANMGSGGLFGTFKKALGGEDTPVEEIQRAAEAISRETRSYHRRQLQHMEEFEATFREAVSLLDEKGRGRLVVFVDDLDRCLPEKALEVLEAIKLFLEAPGVIFVLGMDQDVIRQGIEARYAAAFRRQGKEGERLELPIQGDSYLQKIVQIPFHLPALAVDDVAGFIRDLNPGLSERTQAVLARGVYPNPRQVKRTLNILRLLRGIAQSRLGSDGDVVIAEPLLAKTVIIQSQYPQLYQLWRQYPTLVQTLEAAYAQRPTSDEEVLMGIRQAGKRQPVAPDVSAETPDTPLAAEVSAPGRDGALGEYLNNRGRYALLERLLTYPPESEAGRGAERARFSGLTRPQVEVYVRLAGAVESDPVPVDVPTDLMGGLLSGDVVKIGDAVGLLQTKEAESGGPLHQAARQQLVTILSDPQQPTPQRLSAGDALGHLGDPRFHDAGGFFLPNDNLLGFVEIPAGQFRMGSDPEQDPQAEKEEQPQHSLHLESFYMARYPVTVAQYRLFVEKSGYKPANQDSTKGLVNHPVRYVTWRDAIAYCEWLTDALRQWKPMPTALRLNNGWSVTLPSEAEWEKAARGTDARLYPWGNEWDADKANHKGTGLDNTSAVGCFPGGDSAFGPLDMSGNVWEWTRSLWKGYEYNPKDGREKVKGVQDDDLFVLRGGSAWNQAKHMRCASRGRNDILGGRRIVGFRVCVSPFLSHSGR; encoded by the coding sequence ATGAGCCAGCACAAGAACACCTACCTGACCGACCACGCCACCGCGCGTGACTTGTTGCACTATGGGGATTTCCAGAACGCCCTCGACGACATCATTTGCCACGCCGACACCCCCCTGACAGTGGGCGTCTTTGGGCCGTGGGGCAGCGGCAAGACCAGCCTGATGCAGATGTTGCACCAGAAGCTAGAGAAAGAAGGGCTGGCGATGCGACGCACCGTCTGGTTTACCGCCTGGAAATACGACCGGCAGGATGCCCTGTGGCGCGCCTTCATCTTGCGCGTCCTGGATGCCCTGTACCCCCGCGAAAACGAACCGCAGGACCGGCCGCGCGTCGAGCGCCCGGTGCTACAAAACCCAGGCCCCCGCGAAGCGCGCCTGATTACTCTGCTCAACCGGCTGGAAGAGAGCGTCTACCAGGCGGTAGATTGGGAAGAAATCGGGCCGCGCGCCATCAACTGGTGGCAGTTCATCAGCAACACCGGCAAAGCGGGGGCGGAGGTGGCGGCCAACATGGGCAGCGGCGGACTGTTCGGGACGTTTAAGAAGGCGCTGGGCGGAGAAGATACGCCGGTCGAGGAAATCCAGAGGGCAGCCGAGGCAATCAGCCGCGAGACGCGGAGTTACCACCGCCGCCAGTTGCAGCACATGGAAGAGTTCGAGGCGACGTTCCGGGAGGCGGTCAGCCTGCTGGACGAAAAGGGACGCGGCCGTCTTGTCGTTTTTGTCGACGACCTCGACCGCTGCCTGCCGGAGAAAGCGCTGGAAGTGCTGGAGGCCATCAAGCTGTTTCTGGAAGCGCCAGGCGTTATTTTTGTCCTGGGGATGGACCAGGACGTGATCCGTCAGGGCATCGAGGCGCGTTACGCCGCTGCCTTCCGCCGCCAGGGCAAAGAGGGGGAACGCCTGGAACTGCCGATTCAAGGCGACAGCTACCTGCAAAAGATTGTGCAAATCCCCTTCCACCTGCCGGCGCTGGCGGTAGACGACGTGGCCGGTTTCATCCGCGACCTGAACCCTGGGTTGTCGGAGCGGACGCAGGCGGTGCTGGCGCGCGGCGTCTACCCCAACCCGCGTCAGGTGAAACGGACGCTCAACATTTTGCGCCTGCTGCGCGGCATTGCCCAGAGCCGGTTAGGGTCAGACGGTGACGTGGTCATAGCCGAGCCGCTGCTGGCTAAAACGGTGATTATCCAATCCCAATACCCCCAGCTGTACCAGTTGTGGCGGCAGTATCCGACGTTGGTGCAAACGCTGGAGGCGGCTTACGCCCAGCGCCCGACTAGCGACGAGGAAGTGCTGATGGGCATTCGACAGGCGGGCAAGCGCCAACCGGTCGCGCCGGACGTTTCGGCCGAAACGCCGGACACGCCGTTGGCGGCCGAGGTATCCGCGCCGGGGCGGGATGGCGCGTTGGGTGAGTACCTGAACAACCGCGGCCGCTATGCCTTGCTGGAACGGCTGCTGACCTACCCGCCGGAGAGTGAGGCCGGCCGGGGCGCAGAGCGCGCTCGTTTCAGCGGCCTGACGCGGCCGCAGGTGGAAGTGTACGTGCGCCTGGCCGGGGCGGTGGAGAGTGACCCAGTACCGGTGGACGTGCCAACCGACCTGATGGGCGGGCTGCTCAGCGGTGACGTGGTGAAGATAGGGGATGCGGTGGGGCTGTTGCAGACGAAAGAGGCGGAGTCTGGCGGTCCGCTGCATCAGGCGGCGCGGCAGCAGTTGGTGACAATCCTCAGTGACCCGCAGCAGCCGACCCCACAGCGCCTCAGCGCTGGGGATGCCCTGGGCCACTTGGGCGACCCGCGCTTTCATGATGCCGGCGGCTTCTTTTTGCCCAACGATAACCTGTTGGGCTTTGTCGAGATTCCTGCCGGGCAGTTCCGTATGGGCAGCGACCCGGAGCAAGACCCGCAGGCAGAAAAAGAAGAGCAGCCGCAGCACTCGCTGCACCTGGAGAGTTTCTACATGGCCCGTTACCCGGTGACGGTGGCGCAGTACCGGCTGTTTGTGGAAAAAAGCGGCTATAAACCGGCCAACCAAGACAGCACCAAGGGGCTGGTTAACCATCCGGTGAGATATGTCACCTGGCGCGACGCCATTGCCTACTGTGAATGGCTGACGGATGCGCTGCGCCAATGGAAGCCGATGCCGACCGCATTGCGCCTAAACAACGGCTGGTCGGTGACACTGCCCAGCGAGGCGGAGTGGGAGAAGGCGGCGCGGGGCACAGACGCCCGCCTCTACCCCTGGGGTAATGAATGGGATGCGGACAAGGCTAACCACAAGGGTACAGGGTTGGACAATACCAGCGCCGTGGGCTGTTTTCCCGGCGGGGACAGCGCCTTCGGGCCGCTGGATATGAGCGGCAATGTGTGGGAGTGGACGCGCAGTTTGTGGAAAGGGTACGAGTACAATCCCAAAGACGGCCGTGAGAAAGTCAAGGGGGTTCAAGATGACGATCTGTTTGTGCTGCGTGGTGGTTCAGCCTGGAATCAAGCCAAACACATGCGCTGCGCGTCCCGCGGCAGGAACGACATTCTCGGCGGCCGCAGGATCGTCGGTTTTCGTGTGTGCGTTTCCCCATTTCTCTCCCACTCTGGACGATGA